GAATGCCCACCGACATTTGGCACTGATCCGGACATGGTTCAGGGCATAATTGCAGGCGGCCTTCCGGCGCTTACCCGCTCGCAGGAAGGCGCCGAGGACATCGCGGAAAATGGTGCGCGTGAGATGGATGCGCTTGCGGTGGCCTCTGACGATTTCGTAGTTGGCATTGCGGCTTCCGGCACAACGCCATACGTCCACGCGGCACTTCGTCGTGCCGCGGAGCTCGGCGCAAGTACCGCGATCGTTTCCTGCTCGCCCCCGCCTGCTGAAGTAATCGACGGCGTCGACGTCGCAATCCTTCCGATCGTAGGCCCCGAGGTCGTAACCGGCTCGACACGTCTCAAGGCAGGTACCGCGACGAAGCTTGTTCTGAACGCAATCACCACGGGCGCCATGATCAGGCTTGGAAAGACGTATGGCAATCTGATGGTGGACATGAGGGCAACCAACAACAAGCTCACCGATCGCGCCGAACGAATCGTAATCGAGGTATGCGGTGTGACTCGCAACGAAGCGAAGCGGCTGCTGGACGACGCCGGGAGGAGTGTGAAGACTGCCATCGTCATGCAGAAGCTGGCAGTGGGAAAGGACGAGGCGCTCGCTGCGCTCGAGCGTGCAGATGGTGTCATACGGCGCGCAATCCCGGATGCGCCACCGCCGGTGATCGAATGAATACGGCGGTCGTGGTCGGTCTCATGTCCGGCACATCTCTCGATGGAATAGCCGCGGCTGTCACAAGGTTCGAGCGCACCGCGGGCGGAACGGTCAGCGCCGAGCTGCTCGCGTTCATCACCCATGACTACACGGCGGTGCAACGGAAGCGGCTCGCGAACGCGCTTACCGGCGTCTCCGCTTCGGAGTACTGTCGTCTCAACTTCGATCTTGGCGGTTGGCTGGGAGATGCGGCCGTCGCGGTGATCGCCGAATCCGGCGTGTCGCGTGCGCACATCTCGGCCGTTGCATCCCACGGGCAGACCGTCTGGCACGAGCCCGGACACTCCACCTGGCAGTTCGGCGAAGCGGCCGTGATCGCGGAACGGACCGGGCTCGACGTTATAAGTGACTTCCGGGTGCGCGACATGGCTGCCGGAGGACAGGGTGCACCGCTCGTCCCTATGGCCGATTCGATGCTCTTCGCTCACGAAGCTGAATGGAGAGCGCTGCAGAACCTGGGCGGCATCGGGAACGTCACTGTGGTACCCCCCGGGGGGGATCTCAACGGTGTCCGAGCCTTCGATACAGGACCCGGATGCGGAGTTATCGACAAGGTCACACGCCAGTTGCGGCCAGACTTGAAGTACGACGTCGACGGCCGACTGGCCACTGCGGGTACGCCCATTGCGGCGGTCATCGACAAGCTTCTTCGCCAACCATACTTCCTTGCGTCTCCGCCCAAGTCGACTGGTCCCGAATTGTTCAGTCAGGGCTTTTCAGAAAATCTGATAGCGCTTTGCCGGCAGGAGTCCGCGCAGTGCCGGGACGAGGACATCATTGCAACCGCAGTCTCCCTGACCGCGCGCAGTATCGGCGACGCATACAACCGATTTATCGCTGAGCCCGTTAATGAAGTATTCCTCTCGGGGGGGGGCGCGAAAAATCCGGCGCTTTTTGCGGCGATCAGTGCTGCGCTGGCGCCGCGAAGCGTAAGCTCGTTCGACACAAAGTTCTTTGACGGAGAAGCGAAAGAAGCAGTCGCATTCGCGCTTCTCGGATACCTCCATCTGACCAGCGTTTCCGGAAACGTTCCCACTGCAACTGGTGCGAGTGGACCGCGGATTCTGGGTAAGCGAACGCCCGCATAATTATTGGCAGGGCAGCGTGCGGGTCATGATTTTTTTCCGGGAGATCGCAATCAGATGACAGCTCCGCGCGCCGCGTCGCCGCTGAGGTTGTTCGGCCAGCCGAAGATGGCGGCACTCCTCGTACTCGGATTCTCGTCGGGCCTGCCGCTCTGGCTCACTGACAGAACACTCAAAGCGTGGATGACGACGGCGAACGTCGATCTCACCACGATCGGTTT
This genomic window from Gemmatimonadaceae bacterium contains:
- the murQ gene encoding N-acetylmuramic acid 6-phosphate etherase, with protein sequence MNDPRATERRNPRTASIDLASPLEIVDVINAEDRIVPDAVASQRSEVARAIAIAEKSFRAGGRLFYIGAGTSGRLGVLDASECPPTFGTDPDMVQGIIAGGLPALTRSQEGAEDIAENGAREMDALAVASDDFVVGIAASGTTPYVHAALRRAAELGASTAIVSCSPPPAEVIDGVDVAILPIVGPEVVTGSTRLKAGTATKLVLNAITTGAMIRLGKTYGNLMVDMRATNNKLTDRAERIVIEVCGVTRNEAKRLLDDAGRSVKTAIVMQKLAVGKDEALAALERADGVIRRAIPDAPPPVIE
- a CDS encoding anhydro-N-acetylmuramic acid kinase translates to MNTAVVVGLMSGTSLDGIAAAVTRFERTAGGTVSAELLAFITHDYTAVQRKRLANALTGVSASEYCRLNFDLGGWLGDAAVAVIAESGVSRAHISAVASHGQTVWHEPGHSTWQFGEAAVIAERTGLDVISDFRVRDMAAGGQGAPLVPMADSMLFAHEAEWRALQNLGGIGNVTVVPPGGDLNGVRAFDTGPGCGVIDKVTRQLRPDLKYDVDGRLATAGTPIAAVIDKLLRQPYFLASPPKSTGPELFSQGFSENLIALCRQESAQCRDEDIIATAVSLTARSIGDAYNRFIAEPVNEVFLSGGGAKNPALFAAISAALAPRSVSSFDTKFFDGEAKEAVAFALLGYLHLTSVSGNVPTATGASGPRILGKRTPA